The proteins below are encoded in one region of Fibrella aestuarina BUZ 2:
- a CDS encoding (Fe-S)-binding protein, which yields MDTAERVFSVPTMADMMAAGEEPEILFWVGCAGSFDDRYKRVTLAFVRILNHVGIKFAVLGPEEACTGDPARRAGNEFLFQMQAVSNIQVLNGYNVKKIVTACPHCFNTLKNEYPDLGGTYEVIHHSQFLQQLINEGRVKIEGGQSFKGRKITFHDSCYLGRANKVYEAPRDVLAALDADLVEMKRVKANGLCCGAGGAQYFKEPEPGKKDVNVERTQEALATGADTIAVACPFCMTMMSDGVKNQNREDSVRVYDISELIAQGQGL from the coding sequence ATGGATACTGCTGAAAGAGTTTTCTCGGTGCCCACTATGGCCGACATGATGGCCGCTGGTGAGGAGCCCGAAATTTTGTTCTGGGTTGGCTGCGCCGGCTCTTTTGATGACCGCTACAAACGCGTGACGCTCGCTTTTGTGCGCATCCTGAACCACGTGGGCATCAAGTTCGCCGTGCTGGGTCCTGAAGAGGCCTGCACGGGTGACCCCGCCCGCCGGGCCGGTAATGAGTTTTTGTTTCAGATGCAGGCCGTGAGCAACATTCAGGTGCTGAACGGCTACAACGTGAAGAAGATCGTGACGGCCTGCCCGCACTGCTTCAACACCCTGAAAAACGAGTATCCCGATCTGGGCGGTACCTACGAAGTGATTCACCACTCGCAATTTTTGCAGCAGCTGATCAACGAAGGCCGGGTAAAGATCGAAGGGGGCCAGTCATTCAAAGGCCGCAAGATTACCTTCCACGATTCGTGCTACCTGGGCCGGGCCAACAAGGTCTACGAAGCGCCCCGCGACGTGCTGGCTGCGCTCGATGCCGATCTGGTCGAAATGAAGCGGGTGAAAGCCAACGGTCTGTGTTGCGGAGCCGGTGGCGCACAATACTTTAAAGAGCCCGAACCCGGCAAGAAAGACGTCAACGTCGAACGTACCCAGGAAGCCCTCGCCACGGGGGCCGATACCATCGCCGTCGCCTGCCCGTTCTGCATGACGATGATGAGCGACGGGGTCAAAAATCAGAACCGCGAAGACAGTGTTCGGGTCTACGACATTTCGGAACTCATCGCCCAGGGGCAGGGGTTGTAA
- a CDS encoding 4Fe-4S dicluster domain-containing protein produces the protein MHIVQQILFALALAAAAVIITRRVKYIASAINLGRPEDRSGNAAERFQVMLLVAFGQKKMFTNLTVALMHLVIYLGFVIINLEILEIIIDGLLGTHRVFAPYIAPVYPFLINVFEVLAFGVLAVCVVFLSRRYLTRVPRLQADNHEEMRPRWPRLDATLILVFEIVLMIAFLTWNASDSVLRDRGVGYYGDLKGVVPDFLISQYLKPLFTGLSDTALVAYERFSWWFHILGILFFAAYVTYSKHLHIGLAFPNVYFSDLQPKGEMKNMPSITKEVQLALGIQPDANSPETVEADGSQPNENGEQPSDIGRFGAKDVPDLSWVDVMGAFSCTQCGRCTAACPANITGKKLSPRKIMMDTRWRAEEIINNRQQHGADYDDGKSLLGDYTTVEEINACTTCQACVNACPVNINPLNIILQMRRFKVMEDAQAPASWNAMFSNVENNMAPWKFSPSDRFNWAAQVNEPVSK, from the coding sequence ATGCACATCGTTCAACAAATTCTGTTTGCTCTTGCGCTGGCGGCGGCGGCCGTCATCATCACCCGGCGGGTAAAATACATTGCCAGCGCCATTAACCTGGGTCGTCCCGAAGATCGCTCCGGCAACGCGGCCGAACGGTTTCAGGTGATGCTGCTGGTGGCGTTTGGGCAGAAAAAGATGTTTACCAACCTCACCGTGGCACTAATGCACCTGGTTATCTACCTGGGGTTTGTGATCATCAACCTAGAGATTCTGGAGATCATTATCGATGGTCTCCTGGGTACGCACCGGGTCTTTGCGCCCTACATCGCGCCCGTCTACCCGTTCCTGATCAACGTGTTCGAGGTGCTGGCCTTCGGCGTGCTGGCCGTTTGCGTGGTCTTTCTGAGCCGCCGCTACCTGACCCGCGTGCCCCGCCTGCAAGCTGACAATCACGAGGAGATGCGCCCGCGCTGGCCCCGCCTCGACGCCACGCTTATTCTGGTCTTCGAGATCGTGCTCATGATTGCCTTCCTGACCTGGAACGCGTCGGACAGTGTGCTGCGCGACCGGGGCGTTGGCTACTACGGCGATTTGAAGGGCGTCGTGCCCGATTTCCTGATCAGCCAGTACCTGAAACCGCTCTTCACGGGGCTGAGCGATACCGCGCTGGTGGCCTACGAGCGGTTCTCCTGGTGGTTCCACATCTTGGGCATCCTGTTCTTTGCCGCTTACGTAACCTACTCGAAGCACCTGCACATTGGCCTGGCTTTCCCCAACGTCTATTTCTCCGATCTTCAACCGAAGGGCGAAATGAAGAACATGCCCAGTATCACCAAAGAGGTGCAGCTGGCGCTGGGTATTCAGCCGGACGCGAACTCGCCGGAGACGGTGGAAGCCGACGGGAGTCAGCCCAACGAAAACGGCGAGCAGCCGTCGGACATCGGGCGCTTTGGCGCCAAAGACGTACCTGACCTGTCGTGGGTCGATGTCATGGGCGCGTTCTCCTGCACGCAGTGTGGCCGCTGTACCGCCGCCTGTCCGGCCAATATCACGGGCAAGAAACTCTCGCCACGCAAGATCATGATGGATACGCGCTGGCGAGCCGAAGAGATTATCAACAACCGGCAACAGCACGGCGCCGATTACGACGATGGTAAATCGCTACTGGGCGACTATACGACGGTCGAGGAGATTAACGCCTGCACGACCTGCCAGGCCTGTGTCAATGCCTGCCCGGTCAACATCAACCCGCTGAACATCATTTTGCAGATGCGCCGCTTTAAAGTGATGGAAGATGCACAGGCACCCGCCTCCTGGAATGCTATGTTCAGCAACGTGGAGAATAACATGGCCCCCTGGAAGTTCTCGCCGAGCGATCGGTTTAACTGGGCCGCGCAGGTCAATGAGCCGGTTTCGAAGTAA
- a CDS encoding acetyl-CoA C-acyltransferase, protein MDAYIVAGYRSPVGKAPRGGLRLTRPDDLAAEVIKHLLAQVPNLDPARVEDLIVGNAVPEAEQGMQISRYIALLSLPNSVPGMTINRYCGSGLEAIAIASAKIHAGLADCIIAGGTESMSMVPVMGWKTALNYNIAQAHPDYYIGMGLTAEQVAQQFNISRDAQDEFALESHQKALKAQADGKFAEEIVPINVKETYFDADSGKKKTREWTVAQDEGPRKDTSADGLAKLKPVFAAGGSVTAGNSSQTSDGAAFVIVMSERLVNELSLKPVARMMSYATAGVEPRIMGIGPVAAIPIALQKAGLKQDDIDQIELNEAFAAQSLAVIQELGLDRSKINHNGGAIALGHALGSTGARLSVQLLNEMRRRDEKYGMVSACVGGGQGVAGIFERIN, encoded by the coding sequence ATGGACGCATACATTGTTGCTGGCTATCGTAGCCCCGTTGGTAAAGCCCCGCGCGGTGGCCTTCGTCTGACCCGCCCCGACGACCTTGCGGCAGAAGTTATCAAGCATTTGCTGGCGCAGGTGCCCAACCTTGACCCCGCCCGCGTTGAAGATCTGATTGTTGGCAATGCCGTGCCGGAGGCCGAGCAGGGCATGCAGATTTCGCGCTACATCGCGCTGCTGTCACTGCCCAATAGCGTACCCGGCATGACCATCAACCGCTATTGCGGCTCGGGGCTGGAAGCCATTGCCATTGCATCGGCCAAAATCCACGCCGGGCTGGCCGACTGCATCATCGCGGGCGGCACCGAGTCGATGTCGATGGTGCCGGTGATGGGCTGGAAGACAGCGCTTAACTACAATATCGCTCAGGCGCACCCCGATTATTACATTGGCATGGGCCTGACCGCCGAGCAAGTCGCTCAGCAGTTCAACATCAGCCGCGACGCGCAAGATGAGTTTGCCCTCGAATCACACCAGAAAGCGCTGAAAGCACAGGCCGACGGCAAGTTTGCCGAGGAGATTGTGCCGATTAACGTGAAAGAAACGTACTTCGATGCCGATAGCGGCAAGAAGAAAACCCGCGAATGGACCGTTGCCCAGGATGAAGGGCCCCGTAAAGACACGAGCGCCGACGGACTGGCCAAACTGAAGCCGGTTTTTGCGGCGGGCGGTTCGGTAACGGCCGGTAACTCCTCACAGACGTCGGACGGTGCTGCGTTCGTGATTGTGATGTCGGAACGGCTGGTGAATGAGTTAAGCCTGAAACCGGTAGCCCGGATGATGTCGTACGCGACGGCCGGGGTGGAACCGCGCATTATGGGCATCGGACCCGTGGCGGCTATTCCCATCGCGCTGCAGAAAGCCGGTCTGAAGCAGGATGACATCGATCAGATCGAGTTGAACGAAGCCTTTGCCGCTCAGTCGCTGGCTGTTATTCAGGAACTGGGTCTCGACCGCAGCAAAATCAATCACAACGGCGGGGCCATTGCCCTGGGCCATGCCCTCGGCTCAACCGGTGCTCGCCTGTCGGTACAGCTGCTGAACGAGATGCGCCGCCGCGACGAAAAATACGGCATGGTGTCGGCCTGCGTAGGTGGCGGGCAAGGTGTCGCTGGTATCTTCGAGCGCATCAACTAA
- a CDS encoding low affinity iron permease family protein, whose translation MTDTTLSHDVKPHQGWSERFDQFALKITRITGSSTAFLLALGTVLIWAVTGPVFHYSETWQLVINTGTTIITFLMVFVIQKAQNKESLAVQLKLNELIAATKGASNRLVSVEELTEQELQILCEHYHTMAELTRQASDLRKSHSVEEAIRETGKKLRSDDTHDHRGLVKSPDETLPPAR comes from the coding sequence ATGACAGACACGACCCTTTCCCATGACGTCAAGCCGCATCAAGGCTGGTCGGAGCGGTTCGATCAGTTTGCGCTCAAGATTACGCGCATCACCGGCAGCTCAACCGCTTTCCTGTTAGCGCTGGGCACCGTACTGATCTGGGCGGTTACAGGACCGGTTTTCCACTACTCCGAAACCTGGCAGCTGGTGATCAACACCGGGACCACCATCATCACCTTCCTGATGGTTTTTGTCATTCAGAAAGCCCAGAATAAAGAATCGCTGGCGGTTCAGCTTAAGCTAAACGAGCTGATTGCCGCCACCAAAGGCGCCAGCAATCGGCTCGTTTCGGTTGAAGAGCTCACGGAACAGGAGCTACAGATTCTGTGCGAACATTACCACACCATGGCCGAGCTGACGCGACAGGCCAGTGATCTGCGAAAATCGCACTCCGTCGAAGAAGCCATCAGAGAAACCGGCAAGAAGCTACGAAGCGACGACACACACGATCATCGGGGGTTGGTCAAATCGCCCGACGAGACGTTGCCTCCGGCACGTTGA
- a CDS encoding efflux RND transporter permease subunit, translating to MNKFIRSIITFSLTNRFAVFFGILLLIVGGVVSFLNTPVETFPDVTNTNTIVITQWPGRSAEEVERYVTIPLETELNSVPRKTTLRSVSLFGLSVVTMIFDDGVDNFTAQTNVANRIANVDLPEGVQAEIQPPYGPTGEIYRFTLESKTKDITELKSIQDWVIERQIKSVPGIADVVSFGGKVKTIEVSLDPTLLANYGFTTLDVDDAIHQSNINVGGDVIKQGNQSLVVRGIGLLTKPEDVAGIIIDNVNGVPVRVRDVGTVRESFQPRLGIVGRNKQDDVVECIVVMRKGENPNEVIPALKEKIDELNNSILPKDVKIKTFYDRTTLNNYTMHTVGENVFLGIFLVTVILLLFLADWRTTLTVAIVIPLALLFAFVCLKARGMTANLLSIGALDFGIIIDGAVVMVEGVFVMLAHRAETMGMMQFNKRAKLSWIAGTATEVGKSIFIAKIIIITALLPIFAFQKVEGKLFSPLAWTIGFALLGALIVSLTLIPLLCSLFLKKNVRERHNPLVEGLTKGYTPALDWAIRKPKTIIGIAVGALLVSGFLFLTRVGSEFLPGLNEGSIYVRASLPYSVSLDESYAYTRKFRAVFSEFPEVRGVISQTGRPNDGTDPTGFFNNEFFVDLYPKEDWPERNNGKAVSKEELIEQMRQKLARFRGVTFGFSQPISDNVEEAVSGVKGSMAIKIIGQDLNVLDKEATQVYNVMRTINGVEDLGVFRNLGQPEFRITLDPQKLALYNVPTEMAQSVIETAIGGKTVTQYFEGERRYDVKVRYGEQFRYSPELIENLLVPTRSGAKVPLKEIATIGTQSGPAFVYRENSARFIAIKFSVRGRDLGSTIAEAQKTVAQKVKLPDGYRMRWAGEFENQTRAEKTLEMVVPISIVMIFLILLFTFGSALDATLVILNVPFALIGGFLSLWLTGINFSISAGVGFICLFGVSVLNGVILLGRFKENQHNKMNINDAVREGAISLVRPIVMTALMASLGLLPAALSTGIGSETQKPLATVMIGGLITSTILSLLILPVMYDLIYTRQHRKKQAKREEALTA from the coding sequence ATGAACAAGTTCATTCGCAGTATCATCACCTTCTCGCTGACGAACCGCTTTGCGGTGTTCTTCGGCATCCTGCTCCTGATTGTGGGCGGCGTGGTGAGCTTTCTGAATACCCCCGTCGAGACGTTTCCCGACGTGACCAACACCAACACCATTGTGATCACGCAATGGCCGGGCCGATCAGCCGAGGAGGTGGAGCGCTACGTGACCATCCCGCTCGAAACCGAGTTGAACTCGGTGCCGCGCAAGACGACGCTGCGGTCGGTGTCGCTGTTTGGGCTATCTGTCGTGACCATGATTTTCGACGATGGCGTCGACAATTTCACGGCACAGACTAACGTGGCCAACCGCATCGCCAACGTCGATCTGCCCGAAGGCGTGCAGGCTGAAATTCAGCCGCCGTATGGCCCGACGGGCGAGATTTATCGGTTCACGCTGGAAAGCAAAACCAAAGACATCACCGAGCTGAAATCCATCCAGGACTGGGTGATCGAGCGGCAGATCAAGAGTGTTCCTGGCATTGCCGACGTGGTGAGCTTCGGCGGGAAAGTGAAAACCATCGAGGTAAGTCTCGACCCTACGCTGCTAGCTAACTACGGCTTTACGACGCTCGACGTGGATGATGCCATTCACCAGAGCAACATCAACGTGGGGGGCGATGTGATCAAACAAGGCAATCAGTCGCTCGTGGTGCGGGGCATTGGCCTGCTCACCAAACCCGAAGACGTGGCGGGCATTATCATCGATAACGTCAACGGCGTGCCGGTCCGGGTACGTGACGTGGGCACGGTGCGCGAATCCTTCCAGCCCCGGCTGGGTATCGTGGGTCGCAACAAGCAGGACGACGTGGTTGAGTGCATCGTGGTGATGCGGAAAGGCGAAAACCCCAACGAGGTAATTCCCGCCCTGAAAGAGAAGATCGACGAGCTGAACAATTCGATCCTGCCCAAGGACGTGAAGATCAAAACCTTCTACGACCGCACCACGCTGAATAACTACACCATGCATACGGTGGGCGAAAACGTGTTTCTGGGTATTTTCCTCGTTACGGTCATCCTGCTGCTGTTCCTGGCTGACTGGCGCACCACGCTCACCGTGGCCATTGTAATTCCGCTGGCGCTGCTCTTTGCCTTTGTCTGCCTGAAAGCGCGGGGCATGACGGCCAACCTGCTCAGTATCGGCGCACTCGATTTCGGGATCATCATCGATGGGGCCGTGGTGATGGTCGAAGGGGTGTTTGTCATGCTGGCGCACCGGGCCGAAACCATGGGGATGATGCAGTTCAACAAGCGGGCGAAGCTAAGCTGGATTGCGGGCACGGCCACCGAAGTGGGCAAGTCGATCTTCATCGCTAAGATCATCATCATCACGGCCCTGCTGCCCATTTTCGCCTTCCAGAAAGTCGAAGGCAAACTCTTCAGTCCACTCGCTTGGACGATCGGCTTCGCGCTGCTTGGTGCCCTGATCGTGAGCCTTACGCTCATTCCCTTACTGTGTTCGCTCTTCCTGAAAAAGAACGTCCGCGAGCGGCATAACCCGCTGGTCGAAGGGCTCACTAAAGGGTACACACCCGCCCTCGACTGGGCCATTCGTAAGCCCAAAACCATCATCGGTATTGCCGTGGGGGCGTTGCTGGTATCGGGTTTCCTCTTTCTGACGCGGGTCGGTTCCGAGTTTCTGCCGGGCCTGAACGAAGGCTCGATTTACGTGCGGGCCAGCCTGCCTTATTCGGTGTCGCTCGACGAAAGCTACGCCTACACCCGCAAGTTCCGGGCGGTGTTCAGCGAATTCCCCGAAGTGCGCGGCGTAATTTCGCAAACGGGCCGTCCCAACGACGGTACCGACCCGACGGGCTTCTTCAACAACGAATTCTTCGTGGACCTGTACCCGAAAGAAGACTGGCCCGAGCGCAACAACGGCAAGGCGGTGAGCAAAGAAGAGCTGATCGAACAGATGCGCCAGAAACTGGCTCGTTTCCGGGGTGTTACGTTTGGCTTCTCGCAACCCATTTCTGACAACGTGGAAGAGGCCGTATCGGGCGTAAAAGGGTCGATGGCGATCAAGATCATCGGGCAGGACCTGAACGTACTCGACAAGGAAGCCACGCAGGTCTACAACGTGATGCGGACGATCAACGGCGTGGAAGACCTCGGGGTGTTCCGCAACCTGGGGCAGCCGGAATTCCGGATCACGCTCGACCCGCAGAAACTCGCGCTGTACAACGTACCTACGGAGATGGCGCAGTCGGTGATCGAAACGGCGATTGGGGGCAAGACCGTGACGCAATATTTTGAAGGCGAACGCCGCTACGACGTGAAGGTGCGCTACGGTGAGCAGTTCCGCTACTCGCCCGAACTGATCGAGAACCTGCTGGTGCCGACCCGCTCGGGCGCCAAAGTGCCCCTGAAAGAGATTGCCACCATCGGCACGCAGTCGGGTCCGGCGTTCGTGTATCGCGAAAACAGCGCCCGGTTTATCGCCATCAAATTCTCGGTGCGAGGCCGCGATTTGGGCAGTACCATCGCCGAAGCGCAGAAAACCGTGGCTCAGAAGGTCAAACTGCCCGACGGCTACCGGATGCGCTGGGCGGGTGAGTTTGAAAACCAGACCCGCGCCGAAAAAACGCTGGAAATGGTCGTGCCCATCTCCATAGTGATGATCTTCCTGATCTTGCTCTTCACGTTTGGGTCGGCGCTCGACGCCACACTCGTCATTCTGAACGTACCGTTTGCCCTGATCGGAGGCTTCCTGTCGCTGTGGCTGACGGGCATTAACTTCAGCATCTCGGCGGGCGTTGGGTTTATCTGCCTATTTGGTGTATCGGTACTCAACGGGGTGATTCTGCTGGGACGTTTCAAGGAAAATCAGCATAATAAGATGAATATCAACGATGCCGTGCGTGAAGGCGCCATTTCGCTCGTGCGACCCATCGTGATGACCGCCCTGATGGCCTCGTTGGGGCTATTGCCGGCGGCCCTCTCAACGGGCATCGGTTCCGAAACGCAAAAGCCGCTGGCCACCGTCATGATCGGCGGGCTGATCACCAGCACCATTCTGTCGCTGCTCATCCTGCCCGTTATGTACGACCTGATCTACACGCGGCAGCATCGCAAAAAGCAGGCGAAGCGGGAAGAGGCCCTCACAGCCTGA
- a CDS encoding efflux RND transporter periplasmic adaptor subunit, translating to MKTTHLIIPALLLLAACGHKQDEKAANVPTSAADSTASFLTDSVRRMNPENELTLNGTVTFDQDNVVRVFPLVSGNVEKANVTLGAYVKKGQDLAVIRSGDISNYVNNYQSDKADLEVAQQALKNTEAQFKAGFASQTDMLTAKNNLKKAQEELGKSANVLRVYGGTNASNGQPYFTVKAPIGGYIVEKNVNTGQDLRADNQNPLYTISSLQRIWVMANVYEQDIPQIQQGEAVDVQVLAYPDRTFRGHIDNVSSILDNQARVLKVRIVLDNRDGLLKPDMFATIHVHVGNNGGASPVGGTSANVLAVPQKAVVFDRDHYYVILQTGKDKYEVREVNVEKNTTRYAFVEGGNLKPGNTVVTEGSLLLYNDLTD from the coding sequence ATGAAAACGACACACCTCATCATTCCCGCCCTGCTGCTGCTGGCTGCCTGTGGGCATAAACAGGACGAAAAAGCGGCCAACGTACCCACGTCTGCCGCTGATTCAACGGCCAGCTTTCTGACCGATTCGGTTCGGCGCATGAACCCCGAAAACGAACTGACGCTCAACGGTACTGTTACCTTCGACCAGGACAACGTCGTGCGGGTGTTTCCGCTGGTATCGGGCAACGTCGAGAAAGCCAACGTAACGCTGGGCGCTTACGTAAAAAAGGGGCAGGACCTGGCCGTGATCCGCTCGGGCGATATCTCGAATTATGTGAACAACTACCAGTCGGATAAGGCCGATCTGGAAGTGGCGCAACAGGCGCTGAAAAACACCGAAGCGCAGTTCAAAGCTGGGTTTGCCTCGCAGACGGATATGCTGACGGCCAAAAACAACCTCAAGAAAGCGCAGGAAGAGTTGGGTAAGTCGGCCAACGTGCTGCGGGTTTACGGTGGCACCAACGCCAGCAACGGGCAGCCGTACTTCACGGTGAAAGCCCCCATTGGCGGTTACATCGTCGAAAAGAACGTGAACACGGGTCAGGACCTGCGCGCCGACAACCAGAACCCGCTCTACACCATTTCGAGCTTGCAACGGATCTGGGTGATGGCCAACGTCTATGAGCAGGATATTCCCCAGATTCAGCAGGGTGAAGCCGTCGACGTGCAGGTGCTGGCTTATCCCGACCGCACGTTTCGCGGCCACATCGACAACGTGAGCAGCATCCTCGACAATCAGGCGCGGGTGCTCAAGGTGCGGATTGTGCTCGACAACAGAGACGGGCTGCTCAAACCCGATATGTTTGCCACCATCCACGTGCACGTAGGCAACAACGGCGGTGCCAGTCCGGTAGGGGGTACGTCGGCCAATGTGCTCGCGGTGCCCCAGAAAGCCGTCGTTTTCGACCGCGACCATTACTACGTGATTCTGCAAACAGGTAAAGACAAATACGAAGTGCGGGAAGTGAACGTGGAGAAAAACACGACTCGCTATGCCTTCGTGGAAGGGGGTAACCTAAAGCCCGGCAACACCGTCGTGACGGAAGGAAGTCTGCTGCTATACAATGATTTAACGGACTAA
- a CDS encoding TolC family protein, translated as MTFSIGSGPRSWLFSNLFWLIGLAAQAQPRTVDVPTTPTATDTIRLNLPQLEAQVLARNYQLLAQKYQIDIAGANITQAGLRPNPNLWFQTNLYNPNTGKVLPLATPSQAELNAQTFNSGYVALQLQQVILLAGKRSKLIALAESNRSLAQIAFRDVLRSIRYQLYSTYADLYFDLQALNLFQAELARQQRLVESTRIALQTGGAAQYEVTRLDVANRDLQANISNYRAQIADEQATLRVLLRQSAGTFILPTELPVTTKPMPVLASALDSALTNRPDLALTQEQITNAQRSLTLEKARRTPDLTLGVLYERYGNAFTNFTGLQAAMDLPVRNRNQGGIRAAELASKTAEAGVENQQAVVQSDVLNAYDKLNAYYAQLNDRPAGYLDRIQTISTEATKAYNGRVIGLLDYLDKIRTYQQAQLNHINLLNNLFQSQQQLDYVTNTRFF; from the coding sequence ATGACTTTTAGCATTGGAAGCGGCCCCAGAAGCTGGTTGTTTTCTAATCTGTTTTGGCTCATTGGCCTGGCCGCGCAGGCTCAGCCCCGCACTGTTGATGTGCCCACCACACCAACGGCTACCGACACCATTCGCCTGAATCTGCCTCAACTGGAAGCGCAGGTGCTAGCGCGAAACTACCAGTTGCTGGCTCAGAAATACCAGATCGATATCGCTGGTGCCAACATCACGCAGGCGGGTCTGCGCCCCAACCCAAACCTGTGGTTTCAAACCAACCTGTATAACCCCAACACGGGAAAAGTGCTGCCACTGGCGACACCGTCGCAGGCCGAACTCAACGCGCAGACATTCAACAGTGGGTACGTTGCCCTGCAACTTCAGCAGGTGATTCTGCTGGCGGGTAAGCGTAGCAAACTGATTGCGCTGGCCGAAAGCAACCGCAGTCTGGCGCAGATCGCCTTTCGCGACGTACTGCGGTCGATCCGCTACCAACTTTACAGCACCTACGCCGATTTGTATTTCGACTTGCAGGCGCTGAACCTGTTTCAGGCCGAATTGGCCAGGCAGCAGCGGCTCGTCGAGTCGACGCGGATTGCGTTGCAAACGGGCGGCGCAGCCCAGTATGAGGTAACCCGGCTCGACGTGGCCAACCGTGACCTGCAAGCCAACATCTCGAACTACCGGGCGCAGATTGCCGATGAGCAGGCGACGCTACGGGTCCTGCTTCGTCAGAGCGCCGGTACGTTCATTTTACCGACCGAATTGCCCGTGACCACCAAACCGATGCCCGTGCTGGCGTCGGCGCTCGACTCGGCCCTGACCAACCGGCCCGACTTGGCCCTGACGCAGGAACAGATCACCAACGCGCAGCGTAGCCTGACCCTCGAAAAGGCCCGACGCACGCCCGATCTGACGCTGGGTGTGCTGTATGAGCGGTACGGCAACGCCTTCACCAACTTTACGGGACTACAGGCGGCGATGGATCTGCCCGTGCGCAACCGCAATCAGGGGGGCATTCGAGCCGCCGAATTGGCGTCGAAAACAGCGGAGGCGGGCGTCGAAAACCAGCAGGCCGTGGTGCAGAGCGATGTGCTCAACGCCTACGACAAACTCAACGCCTATTACGCACAGTTGAACGATCGCCCCGCTGGTTACCTCGACCGCATCCAGACGATCTCGACGGAAGCTACCAAGGCCTACAATGGCCGTGTCATTGGCTTGCTCGATTACCTCGACAAAATCAGGACCTACCAACAGGCGCAACTCAACCACATCAATCTGCTTAACAACCTGTTTCAGAGCCAGCAACAGCTCGATTACGTAACCAACACGCGCTTCTTTTAA